From Phocoena phocoena chromosome 16, mPhoPho1.1, whole genome shotgun sequence, a single genomic window includes:
- the PAPSS2 gene encoding bifunctional 3'-phosphoadenosine 5'-phosphosulfate synthase 2, which produces MSSGVKKQKTETQQKSTNVVYQAHHVSRNKRGQVVGTRGGFRGCTVWLTGLSGAGKTTISFALEENLVSHAIPCYSLDGDNVRHGLNKNLGFSPWDREENIRRIAEVARLFADAGLVCITSFISPFAKDRENARKIHESAGLPFFEIFVDAPLNICESRDVKGLYKRARAGEIKGFTGIDSDYEKPETPELVLKTNLSSVSDCVQQVVELLQEQNIVPHTIIKGIHELFVPENKLDQVRAEAEVLPSLSITKLDLQWVQVLSEGWATPLKGFMREKEYLQVIHFGTLLDDGVINMSIPVVLPVSADDKTRLQGCSEFVLTHGGRKVAILRDPEFYEHRKEERCSHVWGTTCAKHPYIKMVMESGDWLVGGDLQVLERIRWNDGLDQYRLTPLELKQKCKEMNADAVFAFQLRNPVHNGHALLMQDTRRRLLERGYKHPVLLLHPLGGWTKDDDVPLDWRMKQHTAVLEEDVLDPKSTIVAIFPSPMLYAGPTEVQWHCRSRMVAGANFYIVGRDPAGMPHPETKKDLYEPTHGAKVLTMAPGLTSVEIIPFRVAAYNKAKKAMDFYDPARHNEFDFISGTRMRKLAREGENPPDGFMAPKAWKVLTDYYRSLEKNN; this is translated from the exons GTCTCTCTGGTGCTGGAAAAACAACGATCAGTTTTGCTCTGGAGGAGAATCTCGTCTCCCACGCCATCCCTTGCTACTCCCTCGATGGGGACAACGTCCGTCACGGCCTCAACAAAAACCTTGGATTCTCTCCTTgggacagagaagaaaacatcCGCAGGATTGCTGAGGTGGCCAGGCTGTTTGCCGACGCTGGTCTGGTCTGCATTACCAGCTTCATTTCTCCTTTTGCAAAG GATCGTGAGAATGCCCGCAAAATCCATGAATCTGCAGGACTGCCATTCTTTGAGATATTTGTAGATGCGCCTCTAAACATTTGTGAAAGCAGAGATGTAAAAGGTCTCTACAAACGGGCCCGAGCTGGGGAGATCAAAG GCTTCACGGGTATTGATTCCGATTATGAGAAACCTGAAACTCCTGAGCTTGTGCTTAAAACCAACTTGTCCTCCGTGAGCGACTGTGTGCAGCAGGTGGTGGAACTTCTACAGGAGCAG AACATTGTACCCCACACTATAATCAAAGGCATCCACGAACTGTTTGTGCCAGAAAACAAACTCGACCAAGTCCGAGCTGAGGCCGAAGTGCTCCCTTCGTTATCAATTACCAAG CTGGATCTTCAGTGGGTCCAAGTTTTGAGTGAAGGCTGGGCCACTCCCCTCAAAGGTTTTATGCGGGAAAAGGAGTACTTGCAGGTTATACACTTTGGCACCCTGCTAGACG ACGGAGTGATTAACATGAGCATCCCCGTCGTGCTGCCCGTCTCCGCGGACGATAAGACACGGCTGCAAGGGTGCAGCGAGTTTGTCCTGACACACGGAGGACGGAAGGTGGCTATCTTACGAGACCCTGAATTCTACGAACACAGAAAAGAGGAGCGTTGTTCCCATGTGTGGGGCACAACCTGTGCAAAACACCCCTACATCAAA ATGGTGATGGAAAGTGGGGATTGGCTGGTTGGTGGTGACCTTCAGGTGCTGGAGAGAATACGGTGGAATGATGGGTTGGACCAATACCGCCTGACACCTCTGGAGCTCaaacagaaatgtaaagaaatgaatgCTG ACGCAGTGTTCGCATTCCAGTTGCGCAATCCTGTCCACAACGGCCATGCTCTGCTGATGCAGGACACCCGCCGCCGGCTCCTGGAGAGAGGCTACAAGCACCCGGTCCTCCTGCTGCACCCCCTGGGGGGCTGGACCAAGGATGATGATGTGCCCCTGGACTGGCGGATGAAGCAGCACACAGCTGTGCTTGAGGAGGACGTTCTAGATCCCAAATCCACCATCGTGGCCATCTTCCCATCTCCTATGTTGTATGCTGGCCCCACAGAG GTCCAATGGCACTGCAGGTCCCGGATGGTTGCAGGGGCCAATTTCTACATTGTGGGCCGGGACCCTGCAGGAATGCCCCACCCTGAGACCAAGAAAGACCTGTATGAACCTACTCATGGGGCCAAGGTCTTGACCATGGCCCCTGGCCTCACCTCTGTGGAAATCATTCCATTCCGAGTGGCTGCCTACAACAAAGCCAAAAAAGCCATGGACTTCTATGATCCAGCAAG GCACAATGAGTTTGACTTCATCTCAGGAACTCGTATGAGGAAGCTGGCCCGGGAAGGAGAGAATCCCCCAGATGGCTTCATGGCCCCCAAAGCATGGAAAGTCCTGACAGATTATTACAGGTCCCTggagaagaacaactaa